In one window of Azoarcus olearius DNA:
- the argF gene encoding ornithine carbamoyltransferase has product MSSPRHYLQFSDFTAAEYDHVFQRTRWIKEKFKQYEPYHPLFDRTLVMIFEKASTRTRLSFEAGMQQLGGSAIYLNTRDSQLGRGEPVEDAAQVISRMSDLVMIRTFEQDIIERFAAYSRVPVINGLTNEYHPCQILADIYTFIEHRGSIKGKTVAWVGDSNNMCNTWLQAAEVLDFKVRVSTPPGYEVEPTDAGLRGTAHFAQFSDPLEACRGADLVTTDVWTSMGFEAENEARMKAFADWCVDAEMMSVAAPDALFMHCLPAHRGEEVTAEVIDGPQSVVWDEAENRLHVQKALMEYLVLGRVGDEESN; this is encoded by the coding sequence ATGAGTTCGCCCAGACACTATCTTCAGTTCAGCGATTTCACCGCTGCGGAGTACGACCACGTGTTCCAGCGGACGCGCTGGATCAAGGAAAAGTTCAAGCAGTATGAGCCGTATCACCCCCTGTTCGACCGCACGCTCGTCATGATCTTCGAGAAGGCGAGTACTCGTACCCGCCTCTCGTTCGAAGCCGGCATGCAGCAACTGGGCGGCTCCGCAATCTATCTGAATACGCGCGACTCCCAGCTGGGGCGCGGCGAGCCGGTGGAGGACGCCGCCCAGGTGATCTCCCGCATGAGCGACCTGGTGATGATCCGCACTTTCGAGCAGGACATCATCGAACGGTTCGCGGCCTATTCCCGGGTGCCGGTGATCAACGGCCTCACCAACGAATACCATCCCTGCCAGATCCTCGCGGATATCTACACCTTCATCGAGCACCGCGGCAGCATCAAGGGCAAGACGGTGGCCTGGGTGGGGGATTCGAACAACATGTGCAACACCTGGCTGCAGGCGGCCGAGGTGCTGGATTTCAAGGTGCGGGTGTCGACGCCGCCGGGATACGAGGTCGAACCGACCGACGCAGGTCTGCGCGGCACCGCTCACTTCGCCCAATTCTCCGATCCGCTCGAAGCCTGCCGCGGCGCCGATCTCGTCACCACCGACGTCTGGACCTCGATGGGTTTCGAGGCGGAGAACGAGGCGCGGATGAAGGCTTTCGCCGACTGGTGCGTCGACGCTGAAATGATGTCGGTCGCCGCGCCGGACGCGCTGTTCATGCACTGCCTGCCGGCTCACCGCGGCGAGGAAGTCACCGCGGAAGTGATCGACGGTCCGCAGTCGGTGGTATGGGATGAGGCCGAAAACCGCCTGCACGTGCAGAAGGCCCTGATGGAATATCTCGTTCTCGGTCGCGTCGGGGACGAAGAGTCGAACTAA
- a CDS encoding PilW family protein: MNNARSVRSLQAGITLVELLIAMVLGLIVLGAMSTLFITNTQTRREIDNVVQQLENGRYAIRLLRDELQVAGFLGEFTSPSGIADLSPCDETLANWDDALELAVTGSNNAAAAAAFSCLTSLGTGVNSEGATGAIFVQRASTQCTTCCTIDGPCNTAVANFAANLAYFQTALCQEDLDGGNYFVLAQRGTGANPGPFLRQAKNCDTSDRGPIRPFLRKIFYVSENATLNVLTVQPGVEPSADNVEVLVEGIEDIQFEFGVDTNGDGAPDEFRDAPSSAAEWADVMGVKVWILARAPETTRGYKDEKTYTLGAKTSGPFNDEYKRHVFSTYVEFTTPAGRRGA; the protein is encoded by the coding sequence ATGAATAACGCCCGATCCGTCCGGTCCCTTCAGGCCGGTATCACGCTGGTCGAACTTCTGATTGCGATGGTCCTGGGGCTCATCGTGCTGGGCGCGATGTCCACCCTGTTCATCACCAATACCCAGACGCGACGGGAAATCGACAATGTCGTGCAGCAACTCGAAAATGGCCGGTACGCGATTCGACTGCTGCGGGACGAACTCCAGGTCGCCGGGTTCCTGGGAGAATTCACCTCGCCGTCCGGGATCGCCGACCTTTCGCCCTGCGATGAAACCTTGGCTAATTGGGACGACGCTCTCGAGTTGGCCGTGACTGGCAGCAATAACGCTGCAGCAGCGGCCGCGTTCTCTTGCCTCACGAGTCTGGGGACGGGCGTCAATAGCGAAGGGGCAACGGGTGCCATATTCGTTCAGCGCGCCTCGACGCAGTGCACCACCTGTTGCACCATCGACGGCCCCTGCAATACGGCAGTCGCCAACTTCGCGGCCAACCTGGCGTACTTTCAGACGGCACTTTGTCAGGAAGATCTCGACGGCGGAAACTACTTCGTTCTCGCCCAGCGTGGAACGGGGGCCAACCCGGGGCCCTTCCTGCGTCAGGCGAAGAACTGCGACACCTCGGACCGAGGGCCGATTCGCCCCTTCCTCAGAAAGATTTTTTACGTCAGTGAGAACGCAACGCTGAACGTCCTCACCGTCCAGCCTGGGGTCGAGCCGTCTGCCGACAACGTGGAAGTGCTGGTGGAAGGTATCGAGGACATCCAGTTCGAATTCGGCGTGGATACCAATGGCGACGGGGCACCCGACGAGTTCCGCGATGCGCCGTCTTCGGCCGCGGAATGGGCGGATGTCATGGGGGTGAAGGTTTGGATACTGGCCCGCGCGCCCGAAACCACGCGTGGCTACAAGGATGAGAAGACCTACACCCTCGGTGCCAAAACGTCCGGGCCTTTCAACGACGAATACAAGCGCCACGTGTTCTCCACTTACGTCGAA
- a CDS encoding GspH/FimT family pseudopilin has product MAAARMPRRPPGTARYARFPLRKVGGFSLVEMVVVVALVGIILGFAVPAVQTMMAGQRVKNAASELYESLIFARSEAIKRGESVAFNTIGFASGWTIEVTSSGTTLREQAAFDNVSFSPSDADISFNRLGRLASAVEIEISRTDSGNTRCIQIEASGKPKVINGACP; this is encoded by the coding sequence ATGGCCGCCGCCCGCATGCCGCGCCGTCCGCCGGGGACAGCCCGCTATGCCCGGTTCCCGTTGCGGAAAGTCGGCGGTTTTTCCTTAGTCGAAATGGTGGTGGTGGTGGCCCTCGTCGGCATCATCCTCGGTTTCGCTGTTCCCGCAGTTCAAACCATGATGGCGGGGCAGCGCGTCAAGAATGCCGCCAGCGAGCTGTACGAGTCGCTCATCTTCGCCCGTAGCGAGGCCATCAAGCGCGGCGAAAGCGTGGCGTTCAATACCATTGGCTTCGCGAGTGGATGGACCATCGAGGTGACCAGCTCCGGCACCACATTGCGAGAGCAGGCCGCCTTCGACAACGTCAGCTTTTCGCCGTCCGATGCGGACATCTCCTTCAATCGACTGGGGCGTCTCGCGAGTGCGGTCGAGATCGAAATTTCGCGCACGGACAGTGGCAACACGCGTTGCATTCAGATCGAGGCTTCCGGGAAGCCGAAAGTGATCAATGGAGCGTGCCCATGA
- a CDS encoding YajQ family cyclic di-GMP-binding protein produces the protein MPSFDITSEVDEPSLRNSVDVANSKIAGRHDFKGTSANVELKEKLMTLYGDSDFQLDQMKAILLPEMTKKKVDVRCLEYGDVQKVSGNKVKQEVKVRVGVDQDLAKKIVKLLKDSKLKVQAAIQGDAVRVSGAKRDVLQEAIALVKKQITDFPLQFGNFRD, from the coding sequence ATGCCCTCGTTCGATATCACCTCGGAAGTCGATGAGCCCTCGCTGCGCAACTCGGTTGATGTCGCCAACAGCAAGATCGCCGGGCGTCACGACTTCAAGGGCACGAGCGCAAATGTGGAGCTGAAGGAAAAGCTGATGACGCTGTATGGCGACAGCGATTTCCAGCTCGACCAGATGAAGGCGATCCTCCTGCCCGAAATGACCAAGAAGAAGGTCGACGTCCGCTGCCTGGAATACGGCGACGTCCAGAAGGTCAGCGGCAACAAGGTGAAGCAGGAAGTAAAGGTCCGTGTGGGTGTCGATCAGGATCTTGCGAAGAAAATCGTCAAGCTGCTCAAGGACAGCAAGCTCAAGGTCCAGGCGGCAATCCAGGGCGACGCTGTTCGTGTTTCCGGCGCAAAGCGTGACGTGTTGCAGGAAGCGATCGCACTGGTGAAGAAGCAGATCACAGACTTTCCGCTACAGTTCGGTAACTTTAGGGACTGA
- a CDS encoding argininosuccinate synthase: protein MSDVKKVVLAYSGGLDTSVILKWLQDTYQCEVVTFTADLGQGEELEPARQKALKFGIKPENIFIDDLREEFVRDFVFPMFRANTIYEGEYLLGTSIARPLIAKRQIEIARATGADAVSHGATGKGNDQVRFELGYYALMPGVKVIAPWREWDLLSREKLLAYAEKHGIPIEMKHKQGGSPYSMDANLLHISFEGRHLENPAAEAEESMWRWTVSPEAAPDAAEYVDLEFEKGDLVAINGQRLKAHELLAKLNELGGKHGIGRLDLVENRYVGMKSRGCYETPGGTILLRAHRAIESITLDREVAHLKDDLMPRYASMIYNGYWWSPERQALQALVDHTQQTVNGWVRIKLYKGNVIVVARDSKTDSLFDPTIATFEDDQGAYNQKDAHGFIRLNALRMRIAANAKTKRG, encoded by the coding sequence ATGAGCGACGTGAAGAAAGTAGTGTTGGCCTACTCGGGCGGCCTCGATACCTCGGTGATCCTGAAGTGGCTGCAGGATACCTATCAGTGTGAAGTGGTGACCTTTACGGCCGACCTCGGCCAGGGCGAGGAACTCGAGCCGGCGCGCCAGAAGGCACTCAAGTTCGGCATCAAGCCGGAGAACATCTTCATCGACGACCTGCGCGAGGAATTCGTCCGCGATTTCGTGTTCCCGATGTTCCGCGCCAACACGATCTACGAGGGCGAGTACCTCCTTGGCACCTCGATCGCCCGTCCGCTGATCGCCAAGCGTCAGATCGAGATCGCGCGCGCCACCGGCGCCGACGCCGTGTCGCACGGTGCCACCGGCAAGGGCAATGACCAGGTCCGCTTCGAACTCGGCTATTACGCGCTGATGCCCGGCGTCAAGGTGATCGCGCCGTGGCGCGAGTGGGACCTGCTGTCGCGCGAGAAACTGCTGGCGTACGCCGAGAAGCACGGCATTCCCATCGAGATGAAGCACAAGCAGGGCGGTTCGCCGTATTCGATGGACGCCAACCTGCTGCACATCTCCTTCGAAGGTCGCCATCTCGAAAACCCGGCGGCGGAAGCCGAAGAGTCGATGTGGCGCTGGACTGTGTCGCCGGAAGCAGCGCCCGATGCGGCGGAGTACGTCGATCTCGAGTTCGAGAAGGGCGATCTGGTCGCCATCAACGGTCAGCGCCTGAAGGCGCATGAACTCCTCGCCAAGCTCAACGAGCTGGGTGGCAAGCACGGTATCGGTCGCCTGGATCTGGTGGAAAACCGCTACGTCGGCATGAAGTCGCGCGGTTGCTACGAAACGCCGGGAGGCACGATCCTGCTGCGCGCCCACCGCGCCATCGAATCGATCACGCTGGACCGCGAGGTTGCCCACCTCAAGGACGACCTCATGCCGCGCTACGCCAGCATGATCTACAACGGCTACTGGTGGAGCCCGGAGCGCCAGGCACTGCAGGCGCTGGTCGATCACACGCAGCAGACGGTTAACGGCTGGGTGCGCATCAAGCTCTACAAGGGCAACGTCATCGTCGTTGCGCGCGACTCCAAGACCGATTCGCTGTTCGATCCGACGATTGCCACCTTCGAGGACGATCAGGGCGCCTACAACCAGAAGGACGCGCACGGTTTCATCCGCCTCAACGCGCTGCGCATGCGCATTGCTGCCAACGCGAAGACCAAGCGGGGTTAA
- a CDS encoding type IV pilus modification PilV family protein, with product MIEVMVTIVILVVGLLGVAGLQMKSQSAEMEAYQRAMAVAFVQDMTSRIAAGRGHMADYVTYAGASSAPTVYGTGDATDCDDATGALLEICEWSEAMRGGAETTDAGVSIAAPIGMRGCILAVDAEVPGALQEFFVVGVWQGLTPTADPPDDTPGALCASDVEFGAGLRRSFATRILVPDITG from the coding sequence ATGATCGAAGTCATGGTGACGATCGTGATTCTCGTCGTGGGTCTGCTGGGTGTTGCGGGCTTGCAGATGAAGTCACAGTCGGCCGAGATGGAGGCTTATCAGCGAGCCATGGCTGTGGCCTTTGTGCAGGACATGACCTCCCGCATCGCAGCCGGCCGCGGCCACATGGCCGACTACGTAACCTATGCCGGCGCTTCCAGCGCCCCCACGGTATATGGCACGGGCGATGCAACGGATTGCGACGACGCAACCGGCGCCTTGCTTGAAATCTGTGAATGGAGCGAGGCAATGCGCGGGGGGGCGGAAACGACCGACGCCGGGGTTTCCATTGCGGCGCCGATTGGTATGCGAGGCTGCATTCTCGCTGTCGATGCGGAGGTGCCCGGCGCGTTGCAGGAGTTTTTCGTTGTCGGCGTATGGCAGGGGCTGACGCCGACGGCCGATCCGCCCGATGACACGCCTGGAGCCTTGTGCGCCAGCGATGTGGAGTTCGGTGCAGGTCTCCGGCGCAGTTTCGCTACCCGTATTCTTGTGCCCGACATTACGGGATGA
- a CDS encoding DUF3579 domain-containing protein, with protein sequence MNQKIESFVIIGVTTSGKKFRPSDWADRLCGVMSAFGSDHRMTYSPYVRPGCTLKGDKTVVVNARLYDIEPLAYKFLINFANDNELQMEPIQDD encoded by the coding sequence ATGAACCAAAAGATCGAGAGCTTCGTCATCATCGGGGTCACCACAAGCGGAAAGAAATTCCGCCCCAGCGATTGGGCCGATCGGCTGTGCGGCGTGATGTCGGCATTCGGATCCGACCACCGGATGACCTACTCGCCCTATGTGCGACCCGGATGCACATTGAAGGGCGATAAAACCGTCGTGGTCAATGCCCGCCTCTACGACATCGAACCCCTCGCCTACAAGTTTCTGATCAACTTCGCCAACGACAACGAACTGCAGATGGAGCCCATTCAGGACGACTGA
- the rpsT gene encoding 30S ribosomal protein S20 — MANSAQARKRARQATKARAHNASLRSRLRTAIKAVRKAIVGGDKAAAQAVFRTSMSTIDSVADKKIIHKNKAARHKSRLSAAVKAMAA; from the coding sequence ATGGCCAATTCGGCACAAGCTCGCAAGCGCGCACGTCAGGCGACCAAGGCCCGCGCTCACAACGCCAGCCTTCGTTCGCGTCTGCGTACTGCGATCAAAGCTGTGCGCAAGGCTATCGTTGGTGGCGACAAGGCGGCTGCGCAAGCTGTCTTCCGTACCTCCATGAGCACCATCGACAGCGTCGCCGACAAGAAGATCATTCACAAGAACAAGGCTGCTCGTCACAAGAGCCGCCTGTCGGCTGCAGTGAAGGCCATGGCGGCCTGA
- a CDS encoding type IV pilin protein encodes MTMSFVPRPHALARRRGGFSLIELMIVVAIIGLLASIAWPNYQEYIRKTNRAAAKSFLTEVMQRQQQYLLDTRGYADDLSTLGMTVPDDVSKNYTITDPFDVDASPPAVTVTAVAIGSQAVDGDLSISTTGATTGRW; translated from the coding sequence ATGACCATGTCCTTCGTACCGCGTCCGCACGCGCTCGCCCGTCGCCGGGGCGGTTTTTCGTTGATCGAACTGATGATCGTTGTTGCGATCATCGGCCTCCTGGCGAGTATTGCGTGGCCGAACTATCAGGAATACATCCGCAAGACCAACCGTGCGGCGGCGAAGTCCTTTCTCACCGAGGTCATGCAGCGGCAGCAGCAGTATTTGCTCGACACCCGGGGCTATGCTGATGACCTGAGTACGCTGGGAATGACCGTGCCGGACGATGTCAGTAAGAACTACACGATCACTGATCCGTTCGACGTGGATGCCTCCCCCCCCGCAGTGACGGTTACCGCGGTCGCTATCGGAAGTCAGGCCGTGGACGGCGACCTGTCCATCAGCACAACCGGTGCAACCACGGGGCGGTGGTAA
- a CDS encoding pyrimidine/purine nucleoside phosphorylase — MGITEKLDGVAVTTKANVYFDGKCVSHSVRFADGTGKSVGVILPSTLTFNTGAPEVMEGVAGSCRVRLKGETTWNTYGAGESYQVPGNSSFDIEVVGEPYHYICHFG; from the coding sequence ATGGGTATTACCGAAAAGCTCGACGGCGTTGCCGTCACCACCAAGGCCAACGTCTATTTCGATGGCAAGTGCGTCAGCCACTCCGTCCGTTTCGCCGACGGTACGGGCAAGTCCGTCGGCGTGATCCTGCCGTCCACCCTGACCTTCAATACCGGCGCGCCGGAAGTGATGGAGGGTGTGGCCGGATCCTGCCGCGTCCGCCTGAAAGGCGAGACCACGTGGAACACCTATGGGGCCGGCGAGTCCTATCAGGTGCCGGGCAACTCGAGCTTCGACATTGAAGTCGTCGGCGAGCCCTATCACTACATCTGCCACTTCGGCTGA
- the murJ gene encoding murein biosynthesis integral membrane protein MurJ: MNLLRALATVSGMTLLSRILGFVRDFVVARAFGAGLATDAFFVAFRLPNLLRRMFAEGAFSQAFVPILAEYRNKQGPEETRRLIDKVATLLGLVVAFVALLGIVGAPLIIQISAPGFIDEPEKFALTVELTRITFPYILFMSLVALAGGILNTWSRFAIPAFTPVLLNLSFIGMALFAAPYFDPPVLVLAWAVFIGGILQLALQVRPLARIGMLPRFDFDPSNPGVRRILKLMGPAILGVSVSQLSLLINTIFASFLQSGSVSWLYYADRLMEFPSGLLGVALGTILLPSLAKLHADGRGEEFSSLLDWGLRLTLLLTLPAALGLALLAVPLVTTLFHYGAFSATDALHTRDALVAYSVGLTGLILVKVLAPGFYARQDIRTPVKIALITLASTQAMNLAFIQPLQHAGLALAIGLASCINAALLYRGLRRRAIYQPQPGWRIFALKVLAALTIMGTVLWFAAGPDTWWLSGHGLERVVRLSIVVGVGMAAYFGALFALGFRMRDFRRRGAA, translated from the coding sequence ATGAACCTGCTCCGCGCCCTCGCCACCGTCAGCGGCATGACGCTGCTCTCCCGCATCCTCGGCTTCGTGCGCGACTTCGTCGTGGCACGCGCCTTCGGCGCCGGGCTTGCCACCGACGCGTTCTTCGTCGCGTTCAGGCTCCCCAACCTCCTGCGCCGGATGTTCGCCGAAGGCGCGTTTTCACAAGCCTTCGTACCCATCCTGGCCGAATACCGTAATAAACAGGGGCCGGAAGAAACCCGCCGTCTGATCGACAAGGTCGCCACCCTGCTCGGGCTTGTCGTCGCCTTCGTCGCCCTGCTCGGCATCGTCGGCGCGCCGCTGATCATCCAGATATCCGCCCCCGGCTTCATCGACGAGCCGGAGAAATTCGCCCTCACGGTAGAACTGACGCGGATTACCTTTCCCTACATCCTCTTCATGTCGCTCGTCGCGCTCGCCGGGGGCATCCTCAACACGTGGAGCCGGTTCGCCATCCCCGCATTCACGCCGGTATTGTTGAACCTCTCCTTCATCGGCATGGCGCTGTTCGCTGCACCCTATTTCGACCCGCCGGTGCTTGTCCTCGCGTGGGCGGTGTTCATCGGAGGCATACTCCAGCTTGCGCTCCAGGTTCGCCCGCTGGCCCGGATCGGCATGCTTCCCCGGTTCGATTTCGACCCCTCCAACCCGGGCGTGCGGCGCATCCTGAAGCTGATGGGGCCAGCCATCCTAGGGGTATCGGTCAGCCAGCTTTCGCTTCTGATCAACACCATCTTTGCATCCTTCCTGCAAAGCGGCAGCGTCTCCTGGCTCTATTACGCGGACCGGCTGATGGAGTTTCCGTCAGGACTACTTGGCGTGGCGCTGGGCACCATTCTGCTGCCCAGCCTGGCCAAGCTTCACGCCGACGGGCGGGGCGAGGAGTTCTCTTCGTTGCTAGACTGGGGCCTGCGCCTGACGCTGCTGCTGACCCTGCCGGCCGCCCTCGGCCTTGCGCTGCTTGCCGTTCCGCTGGTCACCACGCTGTTTCACTACGGTGCGTTCAGCGCCACCGACGCGCTCCACACGCGGGACGCGCTGGTGGCATACAGCGTGGGGCTGACCGGGCTCATTCTCGTGAAGGTGCTGGCGCCTGGCTTTTATGCGCGGCAGGACATCCGCACGCCGGTGAAGATCGCGCTGATCACGCTGGCCTCGACCCAGGCGATGAATCTCGCTTTCATCCAGCCGCTCCAGCACGCCGGCCTGGCGCTCGCGATCGGGCTCGCGTCGTGCATCAACGCCGCGCTGCTATACCGGGGCTTGCGCCGGCGCGCTATCTACCAGCCGCAACCTGGGTGGCGCATCTTCGCGCTCAAAGTCCTCGCCGCGCTCACGATCATGGGCACCGTCCTGTGGTTCGCGGCAGGTCCGGACACCTGGTGGCTGTCCGGACACGGCCTCGAACGCGTCGTACGTCTTTCGATCGTCGTCGGTGTCGGCATGGCGGCCTACTTCGGCGCCCTCTTCGCGCTCGGCTTTCGCATGCGCGACTTCCGGCGCCGCGGCGCCGCCTAG
- a CDS encoding retropepsin-like aspartic protease family protein gives MRNLARLPAFLLLANLVLPAQATEVQLGGVIGNRAVLIVNGGGPQTISAGATTREGVKLLSVTGDEATVDVEGRRTRLRLGEQPVSIGGAGGGSGSEVRLSADTRGHFGASTLINGSRHTAIVDTGATYVSLSTDAAKRAGINYRAGAPGVTTTANGQVRVWNVRLDTVQVGDLVLHGVDAVVLDSSLPVVLLGMSFLNRTEMRREGNTLLLRKTF, from the coding sequence ATGCGCAACCTCGCCCGTCTTCCGGCATTCCTGCTGCTCGCAAACTTGGTGCTACCCGCGCAAGCCACCGAAGTGCAGCTTGGCGGCGTTATCGGCAATCGTGCGGTTCTCATCGTGAACGGCGGCGGGCCGCAAACTATATCCGCCGGCGCGACAACCCGTGAGGGCGTCAAGCTGTTGTCGGTCACGGGCGACGAGGCCACGGTGGATGTGGAAGGGCGGCGCACCCGGCTGCGTCTGGGTGAGCAACCCGTGTCGATCGGTGGGGCCGGCGGTGGGAGCGGGTCGGAGGTTCGTCTGTCCGCCGATACGCGCGGACACTTCGGGGCCTCCACGCTGATCAACGGCAGCCGCCACACGGCGATCGTCGATACCGGGGCCACCTACGTTTCCCTCAGTACCGACGCCGCCAAGCGGGCCGGTATCAACTATCGCGCCGGGGCTCCAGGCGTCACGACAACGGCCAATGGTCAGGTTCGGGTCTGGAACGTCCGCCTGGATACCGTACAGGTGGGCGATCTCGTCCTTCACGGCGTCGATGCGGTCGTGCTGGACTCGTCGCTTCCGGTCGTCCTGCTCGGCATGAGCTTTCTCAATCGCACCGAGATGCGGCGGGAAGGCAATACCTTGCTTCTGCGCAAGACCTTCTAG
- a CDS encoding DUF2788 domain-containing protein, with amino-acid sequence MEDPLIFGLTIAEFEDISLKVCFTALILYMLFIIGNLAKESKAGRYGTVWMFIALGLGFVGFVAKGFIQKFMGIE; translated from the coding sequence ATGGAAGACCCGCTGATCTTCGGGCTGACGATTGCCGAGTTCGAGGATATCTCGCTCAAGGTCTGCTTCACGGCGCTGATCCTGTACATGCTGTTCATCATTGGCAACCTGGCCAAGGAATCCAAGGCCGGCAGATACGGTACGGTGTGGATGTTCATCGCACTCGGACTGGGTTTTGTCGGCTTCGTGGCCAAGGGATTCATCCAGAAGTTCATGGGTATCGAATAA
- a CDS encoding YjfB family protein, which translates to MDVSSIAAAASANSMARVQQQVSLVVLKQALDLQEQSALQLLEALPAPAPSPVGSVGGVIDTYA; encoded by the coding sequence ATGGACGTTTCTTCGATTGCCGCGGCGGCCAGCGCCAACTCCATGGCGCGCGTTCAGCAGCAGGTCTCCCTTGTGGTGCTGAAGCAGGCGCTCGATCTGCAGGAACAGAGCGCCCTGCAGCTTCTTGAGGCGCTTCCGGCGCCGGCGCCGTCTCCGGTGGGCTCGGTGGGCGGGGTGATCGACACCTACGCCTGA
- a CDS encoding aspartate aminotransferase family protein, whose amino-acid sequence MSHVMNTYARLPVAFERGEGVWLYDDAGKRYLDALSGIAVSTLGHNHPRLVRAIAEQAAAVLHTSNLYRIPLQEKLADRLGAISGMDEVFFCNSGCEANEAAIKLARFYGHKRGVAQPTIIVMENAFHGRTLATLSATGNRKAQAGFEPLVSGFIRVPYRDIQAIRQVAEHNQDVVAVMLEMIQGEGGINLAEAGFQRELRELCDARGWLLICDEVQCGVGRTGKWFGWQHADVRPDVVTLAKGLGSGVPIGACLTSGAAAGLFGPGNHGSTFGGNPLACAAALTTLEVIEESGLMAQAEAVGETICSGLREALAGCEGVVEIRGRGLMIGVELDRPCGALVTKALENGLLINVTAERVVRLLPALVFTAADAQALVGALAPLIRDFLSQQGKGTA is encoded by the coding sequence ATGTCCCACGTCATGAACACCTACGCCCGGCTTCCCGTCGCATTCGAGCGCGGCGAAGGGGTCTGGCTGTACGACGATGCCGGTAAGCGGTACCTCGACGCACTTTCCGGCATTGCGGTATCCACGCTCGGTCACAACCACCCGCGGCTCGTCCGGGCGATTGCCGAGCAGGCAGCCGCGGTGCTGCATACCTCCAATCTGTACCGCATTCCTTTGCAGGAAAAGCTGGCGGACCGCCTGGGTGCGATCTCCGGCATGGACGAGGTTTTCTTCTGCAACTCCGGTTGCGAGGCCAACGAAGCCGCGATCAAGCTCGCCCGTTTCTACGGGCACAAACGCGGCGTCGCGCAGCCCACCATCATCGTGATGGAGAACGCCTTTCACGGCCGTACGCTGGCGACGCTGTCGGCCACGGGCAATCGCAAGGCGCAGGCCGGTTTCGAACCGCTGGTGTCGGGCTTCATCCGCGTGCCTTATCGCGACATCCAGGCGATTCGTCAGGTGGCGGAGCACAACCAGGACGTGGTTGCGGTCATGCTGGAGATGATCCAGGGCGAGGGCGGCATCAATCTGGCCGAGGCCGGGTTCCAGCGCGAACTGCGCGAGTTGTGCGACGCGCGCGGATGGCTGTTGATTTGCGATGAGGTCCAGTGCGGAGTGGGGCGTACAGGGAAGTGGTTCGGCTGGCAGCATGCCGATGTCCGCCCTGACGTCGTGACGCTTGCCAAGGGGCTGGGCTCAGGGGTTCCGATTGGCGCCTGCCTGACGAGTGGGGCTGCCGCCGGGCTGTTCGGTCCGGGTAATCACGGTTCCACGTTCGGCGGAAATCCGCTCGCTTGCGCTGCCGCGCTGACCACGCTCGAAGTCATCGAGGAGTCCGGTCTGATGGCCCAGGCCGAGGCCGTGGGTGAAACCATCTGCTCAGGGTTGCGCGAGGCGCTTGCGGGGTGCGAAGGCGTTGTGGAGATACGTGGCCGCGGCTTGATGATCGGTGTGGAACTCGACCGCCCGTGCGGAGCGCTGGTCACGAAGGCGCTCGAGAACGGTCTTCTGATCAATGTCACGGCCGAGCGGGTGGTGCGCCTGTTGCCCGCGCTCGTCTTCACCGCGGCCGACGCCCAAGCCCTCGTCGGCGCGCTGGCGCCGCTCATCCGCGACTTCCTGTCGCAGCAAGGAAAAGGTACTGCGTGA